One Paroedura picta isolate Pp20150507F chromosome 16, Ppicta_v3.0, whole genome shotgun sequence genomic region harbors:
- the LOC143825238 gene encoding olfactory receptor 14A16-like, with translation MPNSSTVTTFLLLGFSDTREQNVLCFILLLVIYLAALTANFLIISAVSLDQQLHTPMYFLLVNLSVLDLGSISVTIPNAMVNCLLNTWEISYSGCVAQVYSLAFFLTTDYFLLTGMAYDRYVAICDPLHYETVMDRKACIKMVASMWVAGLLYSGLHAGSTFAITFCSNVINQFFCEVPQLLKISCDNLYLIEFGVVVFGALLIFSFFAFIIVSYVHIFKAVLRIPTNQGRNKAFSTCVPHLIVVSLFVSTGCFAYLNTNSRSPSDLDLAFAILYSVVPPLMNPVIYTMRNRDIRVALWKMFQCGVFSGRKTRGHSA, from the coding sequence ATGCCTAATTCAAGCACTGTTACAACTTTCCTTCTTCTGGGTTTCTCTGACACCAGGGAGCAAAATGTATTGTGCTTCATTCTGTTATTAGTTATTTACTTGGCAGCTCTGACTGCAAACTTCCTCATCATTTCAGCTGTGTCCTTGGACCAGCAGCTCCATACCCCCATGTACTTTTTGTTGGTGAATTTATCAGTTCTTGATCTGGGATCCATATCTGTCACCATCCCAAATGCCATGGTTAACTGCCTCTTGAACACCTGGGAGATTTCATATTCTGGATGTGTCGCACAAGTCTATTCCTTGGCCTTTTTCTTGACAACAGACTATTTCCTCCTCACTGGTATGGCCTATGACAGATATGTCGCCATCTGTGACCCACTACACTATGAGACAGTCATGGATAGAAAAGCCTGCATCAAGATGGTGGCCAGCATGTGGGTTGCTGGTCTTCTTTACTCAGGCTTACACGCCGGCAGCACCtttgccatcaccttctgctccaacgtcatcaaccagttcttctgtgaGGTTCCCCAGCTACTGAAAATATCTTGTGACAATTTATACCTCATTGAATTTGGAGTTGTTGTTTTCGGTGCTTTATTAAtcttctctttctttgctttcataATTGTTTCATATGTGCATATTTTCAAGGCAGTGCTCAGAATCCCTACCAACCAGGGCAGGAACAAAGCTTTCTCCACATGTGTCCCCCACCTTATTGTGGTCTCCTTGTTTGTCAGCACTGGATGCTTTGCCTACCTGAATACCAACTCACGGTCCCCTTCAGATCTGGATCTGGCGTTTGCTATACTGTATTCTGTGGTCCCTCCACTGATGAACCCAGTTATCTATACAATGAGAAACAGGGACATCAGAGTTGCGCTATGGAAAATGTTTCAATGTGGCGTTTTTTCAGGAAgaaaaactaggggccattccgcatga
- the LOC143825234 gene encoding olfactory receptor 14C36-like, with protein sequence MPNSSTVTTFLLLGFSDAWEQNVLYFILLFVVYLAALTANCLIISAVSMDKQLHTPMYFFLVNLSIIDLGSISVTIPNAMINCLLNTWEISYSGCVAQVYFLVFFLTSDLFLLTGMAYDRYVAICDPLHYETVMDRKVCIKMVASMWVVGLLYSGLHAGSTFAITFCSNVINQFFCEIPQLLKISCDNMYLIEFGVVIFSATLFFPFFGFILVSYVYILKSVLRIPTSQGRNKAFSTCVPHLIVVSLFVSMGSCSYLKPNSQTPSDLNLVVAILYCVVPPLMNPVVYTMRNRDIKVALWKIFQCGIFSVRKTRFPLRI encoded by the coding sequence ATGCCTAATTCAAGCACTGTTACAACTTTCCTTCTTCTGGGTTTCTCTGACGCCTGGGAGCAAAACGTATTGTACTTCATTCTGTTATTTGTGGTTTACCTGGCAGCTCTGACTGCAAACTGTCTCATCATTTCAGCTGTCTCTATGGACAAGCAGCTCCATACTCCCATGTACTTTTTCTTGGTGAATTTATCAATCATTGATCTGGGATCCATATCTGTCACCATCCCAAATGCCATGATTAATTGCCTCTTGAACACCTGGGAGATTTCATATTCTGGATGTGTAGCACAAGTGTATTTCTTGGTCTTTTTCTTGACATCAGACTTGTTTCTCCTCACTGGTATGGCCTATGACAGATATGTCGCCATCTGTGACCCACTACACTATGAGACGGTCATGGATAGAAAAGTCTGCATCAAGATGGTGGCCAGCATGTGGGTTGTTGGTCTTCTTTACTCAGGCTTACACGCCGGCAGCACCtttgccatcaccttctgctccaacgtcatcaaccagttcttctgtgaGATCCCACAGCTACTGAAAATTTCTTGTGACAATATGTACCTCATTGAATTTGGAGTTGTTATTTTCAGTGCAACTTTATTCTTCCCTTTTTTTGGTTTCATACTTGTTTCATACGTGTACATTTTGAAGTCAGTGCTCAGAATTCCCACCTCCCAGGGAAGGAACAAAGCATTCTCAACCTGTGTACCTCACCTTATTGTGGTCTCCTTGTTTGTCAGCATGGGTTCCTGTTCCTACCTGAAGCCCAATTCACAAACCCCTTCAGATCTTAATCTGGTGGTTGCTATACTATACTGTGTGGTCCCTCCACTGATGAACCCAGTTGTCTATACCATGAGGAACAGGGATATCAAAGTTGCACTGTGGAAAATATTTCAATGTGGCATCTTTTCAGTAAGGAAAACTAGGTTTCCCCTAAGAATCTGA
- the LOC143825235 gene encoding olfactory receptor 14A16-like translates to MPNSSTVTTFLLLGFSDTWEQNVLYFVLLLVIYLAALIANFLIILVVSLDQQLHTPMYFFLVNLSVLDLGSISVTIPNAMINSLLNTWEISHFGCVAQVYSLIFLLASDYFLLTGMAYDRYVAICDPLHYETVMDRKVCIKMATSAWVAGLLYSGLHTGSTFAITFCSNVINQFFCEIPQLLKISCDNLYLIEVGVLVFSAFIVFSCFSFIIVSYVHIFKSVLRIPTTQGRNKAFSTCVPHLIVVSLFVSIASFTYLKPNSRSPSDLDLVFAILYSVVPPLMNPVIYTMRNRDIRVALWKMFQCGIFSRRKTRFPLINLITRCDLLKEKVFCGIA, encoded by the coding sequence ATGCCTAATTCAAGCACTGTAACAACTTTCCTTCTTCTGGGTTTCTCTGACACCTGGGAGCAAAATGTATTGTACTTCGTTCTTTTATTAGTTATTTACTTGGCAGCTCTGATTGCAAACTTCCTCATCATTTTAGTTGTATCCTTGGACCAGCAGCTCCATACTCCCATGTACTTTTTCTTGGTGAATTTATCTGTCCTTGATCTGGGATCCATATCTGTCACCATCCCAAATGCCATGATTAATTCCCTCTTGAACACCTGGGAGATTTCACATTTTGGATGTGTCGCACAAGTCTATTCCTTGATCTTTTTATTGGCATCGGACTATTTCCTCCTCACTGGTATGGCCTATGACAGATATGTTGCCATCTGTGACCCACTACACTATGAGACAGTCATGGATAGAAAAGTCTGCATCAAGATGGCAACCAGTGCATGGGTTGCTGGTCTTCTTTACTCAGGCTTACACACCGGCAGCACCtttgccatcaccttctgctccaacgtcatcaaccagttcttctgtgaGATCCCACAGCTACTGAAAATATCTTGTGACAATTTGTACCTAATTGAAGTTGGAGTTCTTGTTTTCAGTGCATTTATAGTCTTCTCGTGCTTTAGCTTCATAATTGTTTCATATGTGCACATTTTCAAGTCTGTGCTCAGAATCCCCACCACCCAGGGCAGGAACAAAGCATTCTCCACATGTGTCCCCCACCTTATTGTGGTCTCCTTGTTTGTCAGCATTGCAAGCTTTACCTACCTGAAGCCCAACTCACGATCCCCTTCAGATCTGGATCTGGTATTTGCTATACTGTATTCCGTGGTTCCTCCACTGATGAACCCAGTTATCTATACAATGAGGAACAGGGACATCAGAGTTGCACTATGGAAAATGTTTCAATGTGGCATTTTTTCAAGAAGAAAAACTAGGTTTCCCCTTATCAATCTGATTACCCGATGTGATTTGTTAAAGGAAAAAGTGTTCTGTGGCATAGCCTAG
- the LOC143825237 gene encoding olfactory receptor 14C36-like codes for MPNSSTITTFFLLGFSDTWEQNVLYFVLLLVIYLAALIANFLIISAVSLDQQLHTPMYFFLVNLSVLDLGSISVTIPNAMVNCLLNTWEISYSGCVAQVYSLAFFLTTDYFLLTGMAYDRYVAICDPLHYETVMDRTVCIKMVACTWVVGLLYSGLHTSSTFAITFCSNVINQFFCEIPQLLKVSCDNLYLIEVGVLVFSAFIVFSCFGFIIVSYVHIFKSVLRIPTTQGRSKAFSTCVPHLIVVSLFVSIASFTYLKPNSRSPSDLDLAFAILYSVVPPLMNPVIYTMRNRDIRVALWKMFQCGLFSGRKTRFPLIDLLP; via the coding sequence ATGCCTAATTCAAGCACTATTACAACTTTCTTTCTTCTGGGTTTCTCTGACACCTGGGAACAAAACGTATTGTACTTCGTTCTTTTATTAGTTATTTACTTGGCAGCTCTGATTGCAAACTTTCTCATCATTTCAGCTGTGTCCCTGGATCAGCAGCTCCATACTCCCATGTACTTTTTCTTGGTGAATTTATCAGTCCTTGATCTGGGATCCATATCTGTCACCATCCCAAATGCCATGGTTAATTGCCTCTTGAACACCTGGGAGATTTCATATTCTGGATGTGTCGCACAAGTCTATTCCTTGGCCTTTTTCTTGACAACAGACTATTTCCTCCTCACTGGTATGGCCTATGACAGATATGTCGCCATCTGTGACCCACTACACTATGAGACAGTCATGGATAGAACAGTCTGCATCAAGATGGTGGCCTGCACATGGGTTGTTGGTCTTCTTTACTCAGGCTTACACACCAGTAGCacttttgccatcaccttctgctccaaCGTCATTAACCAGTTTTTCTGTGAGATCCCACAGCTACTGAAAGTGTCTTGTGACAATTTGTATCTCATTGAAGTTGGAGTTCTTGTCTTCAGTGCATTTATAGTCTTCTCGTGCTTTGGCTTCATAATTGTTTCATATGTGCACATTTTCAAGTCTGTGCTCAGAATCCCCACCACCCAGGGCAGGAGCAAAGCTTTCTCCACATGTGTCCCCCACCTTATTGTGGTCTCCTTGTTTGTCAGCATTGCAAGCTTTACCTACCTGAAGCCCAACTCACGATCCCCTTCAGATCTGGATCTGGCGTTTGCTATACTGTATTCTGTGGTGCCTCCACTGATGAACCCAGTCATCTATACCATGAGGAACAGGGACATCAGAGTCGCACTATGGAAAATGTTTCAATGTGGCCTTTTTTCAGGAAGAAAAACTAGGTTTCCCCTTATCGATTTGCTTCCATGA
- the LOC143825233 gene encoding olfactory receptor 14A16-like gives MPNSSTVTTFLLLGFSDTREQNVLYFILLLVVYLAALIANCLIISAVSLDQQLHTPMYFFLVNLSVLDLGSISVTIPNAMINCLLNTWEISYSGCVAQVYSLIFFLTTDFFLLTGMAYDRYVAICDPLHYETVMARTVCIKMVASMWVVGLLYSGLHAGSTFAITFCSNVINQFFCEIPQLLKISCDHLYLIEFGVVVFSACLFFSFFAFIIVSYVHIFKSVLRIPTTQGRNKAFSTCVPHLIVVSLFVSTAGFAYLKPNSQSPSDMDLMFAILYSVVPPLMNPVIYTMRNRDIRVSLWKMFQSGIFSVRNTRFPLIGLIPRCNLLKEN, from the coding sequence ATGCCTAATTCAAGCACTGTTACAACTTTCCTTCTTCTGGGTTTCTCTGACACCAGGGAGCAAAATGTATTATACTTCATTCTGTTATTAGTGGTTTACCTGGCAGCTCTGATTGCAAACTGTCTCATCATTTCAGCTGTGTCCTTGGACCAGCAGCTCCATACCCCCATGTACTTTTTCTTGGTGAATTTATCAGTTCTTGATCTGGGATCCATATCTGTCACCATCCCAAATGCCATGATTAATTGCCTCTTGAACACCTGGGAGATTTCATATTCTGGATGTGTCGCACAAGTCTATTCCTTGATCTTTTTCTTGACAACAGACTTTTTCCTCCTCACTGGTATGGCCTATGACAGATATGTCGCCATCTGTGACCCACTACACTATGAGACAGTCATGGCTAGAACAGTCTGCATCAAGATGGTGGCCAGCATGTGGGTTGTTGGTCTTCTTTACTCAGGCTTACACGCCGGCAGCACCtttgccatcaccttctgctccaatgtcatcaaccagttcttctgtgaGATCCCACAGCTACTGAAAATATCTTGTGACCATTTATACCTCATTGAATTTGGAGTTGTTGTTTTCAGTGCATGTTtattcttctctttctttgctttcataATTGTTTCATATGTGCACATTTTCAAGTCAGTGCTCAGAATCCCCACCACTCAGGGAAGGAACAAAGCTTTCTCCACATGTGTCCCCCACCTTATTGTGGTCTCCTTGTTTGTCAGCACTGCAGGCTTTGCCTACCTGAAGCCGAACTCACAATCCCCTTCAGATATGGATCTAATGTTTGCTATACTGTATTCCGTGGTCCCTCCACTGATGAACCCAGTTATCTATACTATGCGGAACAGGGACATCAGAGTCTCACTATGGAAAAtgtttcaaagtggcattttttCAGTAAGAAATACTAGGTTTCCCCTTATTGGGCTTATTCCGAGGTGTAATTTGTTAAAGGAAAATTAA